The segment CGGGAGTGGAGCGATGAGCAGCTCAAAAGTGATGATTTGCCCAAAAAAGACATGATAAAGTTCATTCAGGACAATGCAGCCCACTCGGTacgttttttttgctttagtgCCCTTGTTATTCAATCTTGAATAGCTGTAGGTTGTGTTGTGAAGGCTAATTTAGAACTGCAGCATGGTGCGTGGTTAGCAAAGAGGAGCCACTTTTATTGGGGTGTTAGCATCAAACATAACAGAACGTGCAGCGGTATATACATTTATGCATACGGAAAATTAGCTAAGCCACAGATCATAATTTAATCTGACTCTAAGTGGAAACGGGTTAATTTATTATCTTGCATGAGTTTTATTGCAATTCGCAAATATTGTTAGAAAATGGTGGTTGTAGAAAGTCTGATTTCTCTTAACTACGTCTTCTCTCATAGTTCCTCAATGAGCACAAGCTGCTGGGAAACATAAAGAACGTGGCCAAAACGGCAAAGAAAGAGCAACTGATTATTGCTTACAATCAGCTGTTTGAGAGCAAAGTAAGTGATGCTAATAAGACCTGGCATGTGGCGCTGAATCAGCAGGCAGGACTGATGTAAACTGAGTTGAACTCGTGTCTTGCAGAGGTTTAAAGGCACAGAGCCCGTGGAAGAGGTGACCGAGCAGGTGAAAACTGTGAAAATTGAAGACAAACCCAAAGAAGTCAAGACAGAAGTTGTGGACGAGGTGCCCCATCCTATGTGTTCACATCGAAACGTTTTTAGTTCTGCTTGCCACACTACACACTTAACCCGTTCCTCCGCTTGTCTCAGGGTCCGCCGAAGTACACCAAATCAGTGCTGAAGAAAGGCGACAAGACCAACTTCCCCAAGAAGGGCGAGACTGTGAGCTGCTGGTACACCGGTACCCTAGAGGATGGGACTGTCTTTGACACAAATATCCCCGCATGTATGACATTATGCACATAAACTGTGACCGTTATTTATAGAATCATAGTTCTGCTTTGAGTTTCTATCATCATCTCTGAACCGTCACTATTCCCCTCTGCAGTGGCAAGAAAGAAGAAACAGACTAAACCCCTGAGCTTCAAAATAGGCACGGGAAAAGTCATCAGAGGAGTGAGTCATAAATGTATTTTCTATCTGGGGcatgcttgttttgtttgtttgttttatcattCCTATAGTTTTGACTCCTCTGTGAATCTTGTCGTCATCAGTGGGATGAGGGTCTGATGACCATGAGCAAGGGTGAAACGGCGCGGCTGGAAATTGAGCCAGAATGGGCTTATGGAAGAAAGGGCCTTCCTGATTCCAAGTATCCTTATCTTTGGTGTTTTGTGCTTCAGATGATTGTCACTTTAGTGCAGGGATCTCCTCCAGGGTCGCTTTCCTACGGATTTCTAGACGTTTCCCTGCTTCGACACGCCCGATTCAGATCGATGCCTCATTAGCTGGTTTGTGCTGAATTTAagaatcttttgaagagatccatttaatctgaatagggtgtgttgaagcagggaaacatctcaaTGTTatttgtaatgtaatgtgatttcTTGCTTAATTTCAGTAGATCCTCACTGAGGTTAAAATGTGAGTTGGTACCGTTTCAGATGTTTCTCCTGCGCCAAAGCTGAAGTTTGATTTCATACAAGTTTTTCCTTAATTCCTGCTCCTCCAGAATTCCACCCAACGCAAAGCTGATTTTTGAAATCGAACTGGTCGCTGTGGATTAACCATTTGGCCAACATGCACTACATTTTAAGTGTACTAGCCAATCTCAGGGCCCTGTTGTGAGGTTAGACGCAAGCATGGCTCTCGGACTGCACTATACCCCAGTTCCTACGACGTCCTCCTTtgcctttactttttttttgttcacaccTTTACTTATGAACAGACAAGACCATTAGAAAATGTTAAGTTTTGGTCTAAACTGGATGGCTTGTCAATAATGTATATATGACAGATCttgaaagttgtgttttttcttttgcatgtacaatgtaaatgataaataaacCTGTTTCTCTCAGTTCATATCAATGAATgacatggcttttttttttctctctacatGTAACCAGTCCCATTACACACTACATTGGAATATCTGTTAGCCCACAAATTGGATTAAGAAACGGCTAATATGCTAAATTAAA is part of the Odontesthes bonariensis isolate fOdoBon6 chromosome 24, fOdoBon6.hap1, whole genome shotgun sequence genome and harbors:
- the fkbp3 gene encoding peptidyl-prolyl cis-trans isomerase FKBP3, whose product is MAAEPTREWSDEQLKSDDLPKKDMIKFIQDNAAHSFLNEHKLLGNIKNVAKTAKKEQLIIAYNQLFESKRFKGTEPVEEVTEQVKTVKIEDKPKEVKTEVVDEGPPKYTKSVLKKGDKTNFPKKGETVSCWYTGTLEDGTVFDTNIPALARKKKQTKPLSFKIGTGKVIRGWDEGLMTMSKGETARLEIEPEWAYGRKGLPDSKIPPNAKLIFEIELVAVD